A DNA window from Alligator mississippiensis isolate rAllMis1 chromosome 11, rAllMis1, whole genome shotgun sequence contains the following coding sequences:
- the LOC132244174 gene encoding uncharacterized protein LOC132244174, with protein sequence MDRLRQVLRRRSAKVLSMGEESSREPGQEERGPTCRDEEGPIRARRWLCPICCRSKLAAPSGRGKEGKKSATSKSRWRWPWVRLGRREPAASQLPAPEEPCSSPPGSWGSLEPGPAAPQQEAAPCQAGDEGPAALGQELSQAHSSPCLSRSSSWDGWHTSQESGSTSPSTSSSSSSSSDSEKSQEAQSTSTSTSSSSSSEDSDSSEESNTTSSTSSSSSEDSSSSLESGTSPAPGATCTVIPSPAGEELEEEEEEEEEEEEDGRSPEEAALLLVKKHLQDPGEMLDGKDRQRFLLAIISLTIAADQSREVAVELEDLKAAVLERIVDLMETISVEGDRKHILAYSIDAIRCLSDPKLSLEPALESRLLRAAVEKSFLAIGRETHRNQVVQRLYEEYLEGLLCCVLSSAPSLGKLYSIWEHFTSWTEAPDAQHRALGMKIMTGAIAFAVQLLPQFEGSPDILEVGDMAARLGLSINDPEETISCKARACIYLLAQILLHQRGQDMRGAEELRCKRQNDQSQVQKYRDLARVGEGLRKILLEEQRRAFLQRALHAVRNGPMHISQAGLVFLYAILGEAGRLMGHKEKEIPIRVLNKVFIITYLKELPKDLQGHSLLVTSSSAIASLQPPTLAPAATPADHLNPDSTSMREDDLPNLTGSLMATEKSCNSAEATTHVTD encoded by the exons atggacaggctgcggCAGGTGCTCAGGAGGAGGTCGGCCAAGGTGCTCTccatgggagaggagagcagcagggagcctgggcaggaggagcggGGCCCCACCTGCCGTGATGAGGAGGGGCCCATCAGGGCAAGGAGGTGGctgtgccccatctgctgccGAAGTAAACTGGCAGCTCCCagcggcaggggaaaggagggaaagaaatcagCCACCTCCAAGTCCAGATGGAGGTGGCCATGGgtgcgcctgggcaggcgggagccagCGGCATCACAGCTCCCGGCACCTGAAGAGCCGTGCAGCTCCCCTCCTGGGTcatggggcagcctggagcccggccctgcagccccgcagcaggaggcagccccgtGCCAAGCCGGGGACGAgggcccagctgccctggggcaggagctgagccaggcccacagcagcccctgcctgagccgcAGCTCCTCCTGGGATGGCTGGCACACGTCCCAGGAGTCcgggagcaccagccccagcaccagctcctcctcctcctcctcctcggactCTGAAAAGTCCCAAGAGGCCCAAAGCACCAGCACGAGCacgagcagcagctcctcctcggagGACAGCGATAGCTCGGAGGAGTCCAACACCACCAGTTcgaccagcagctcctcctcggagGACTCCAGTAGCTCCCTGGAGTCTGGGACCAGCCCGGCCCCCGGTGCCACCTGCACAG tgattcccagcccagccggcgaggagctggaggaagaggaggaggaagaggaggaggaggaggaagatggaaggtccccggaagaagctgccctcctccttgtgaagaaacacctgCAGGACCCCGGGGAG atgctggacgggaaggacaggcagcgcttcctgctggccatcatcaGCCTGACCATCGCCGCGGACCAGAGCAGAGAggtggctgtggagctggaggaCCTGAAAGCGGCCGTGCTGGAGAGGATCGTG GACCTGATGGAGACCATCTCAGTGGAGGGCGACCGAAAACACATCCTGGCGTACAGCATAGACGCCATCCgctgcctcag cGACCCGAAgctcagcctggagccagcgctgGAGTCGCGCCTCCTGCGGGCCGCCGTGGAGAAGAGCTTCCTGGCCATAGGGCGTGAAACCCATCGAAACCAG GTCGTGCAGCGACTGTACGAGGAGTACCTGGAGGGCCTGCTGTGCTGCGTCTTGTCCagcgcccccagcctgggcaagctctactccatctgggag cactttACATCGTGGACTGAGGCGCCGGATGCCCAGCACCGTGCACTGGGCATGAAGATCATGACCGGCGCCATTGCCTttgctgtgcagctcctcccacaatttgag GGCTCCCCTGACATactggaggtgggggacatggcagcCCGCCTGGGTCTGTCCATCAACGACCCGGAGGAGACCAtcagctgcaaggccagggcgTGCATCTATTTGCTCGCTCAAATCCTCCTTCATCAGAGGG GCCAAGACATGCGAGGGGCAGAGGAGCTGCGGTGCAAGCGCCAGAACGATCAGAGCCAGGTCCAGAAGTACAGGGACCTGGCGAGAGTGGGAGAG GGGCTGAGAAAGAtcttgctggaggagcaaagGAGAGCTTTCCTGCAGAGGGCCCTTCATGCAGTTCGCAATGGACCGATGCAcatcagccaagctgggctggttTTCCTGTATGCAATCTTGGGGGAAGCCGGCCGCTTGATGGGGCACAAG gagaaagaaatccCCATCAGGGTCCTGAATAAGGTCTTCATTATCACCTACCTGAAGGAGCTGCCTAAAGATCTGcaagggcacagcctgctggtcaCCTCCTCCAGCGCCATCGCCTCTCTCCAGCCGCCCACACTTGCTCCTGCAG